A section of the Cuniculiplasma divulgatum genome encodes:
- a CDS encoding recombinase family protein: protein MGTEKEEKVGPVYALYARVSHDDRIQDPEVQLMPMREYLRARGYRWMEYVDKQTGRTIDRPGYRQAMDDIEKWDTFAVLFADRLTREGPERGKKEVRRMLENGKGFLILSAAIEIRGRMTATTELILDVLFALAAFESNIISERTRAGMERKRREIEEKGHTTSKRSGQIISSLGRQSSVSVSIDQILKLRDEGMSLAEIAAELGSKKSTIHSILKRHFGSQ, encoded by the coding sequence ATGGGGACAGAAAAAGAAGAAAAAGTAGGCCCAGTGTATGCCCTCTATGCCAGGGTCTCCCACGATGACCGGATCCAGGATCCCGAAGTGCAGCTGATGCCAATGAGGGAGTATCTCCGGGCCCGGGGTTACAGATGGATGGAGTATGTGGATAAGCAGACAGGCCGAACCATCGACAGGCCAGGATACCGGCAGGCAATGGACGATATCGAGAAATGGGATACATTTGCTGTTCTTTTTGCTGACAGGCTGACACGTGAAGGCCCGGAAAGAGGAAAGAAGGAAGTCAGGAGGATGCTTGAGAATGGAAAGGGTTTCCTCATCCTGAGTGCGGCCATAGAGATTCGTGGAAGAATGACCGCAACAACGGAGCTCATCCTGGACGTTCTATTCGCCCTGGCAGCATTCGAATCCAACATCATCTCAGAAAGGACCAGGGCCGGAATGGAACGCAAGAGGAGGGAAATAGAGGAGAAGGGACACACCACGTCCAAGAGGTCAGGCCAGATCATATCATCCCTTGGAAGACAGTCATCCGTATCCGTCTCGATTGACCAGATCCTCAAACTCAGGGATGAAGGCATGTCACTGGCAGAGATTGCAGCTGAGCTGGGAAGTAAGAAATCGACAATCCACAGCATCCTGAAGCGGCATTTCGGTTCTCAATAG
- a CDS encoding zinc-ribbon domain-containing protein, translating into MMTIQKQDLRELFDPVKKELTGVDGRTFWRCRKCGKLFIAKSRGEHLKRKHPEVRLSGPIPTPDRIREAWIRWYESGPHSIDLRERMESDLDRITAVTMESEIKRIVGLTGHTITCPGCGHEWTRRSRTAGAARCPHCGKFFQEDEI; encoded by the coding sequence ATGATGACTATCCAGAAACAGGATCTCCGGGAGCTGTTTGATCCTGTGAAGAAGGAACTCACTGGGGTTGATGGTCGCACATTCTGGAGGTGCAGGAAGTGCGGAAAGCTCTTTATTGCAAAATCCCGGGGCGAGCACCTGAAGAGGAAGCATCCCGAGGTCAGGCTCTCCGGGCCCATCCCCACACCTGACAGGATCAGGGAGGCATGGATAAGATGGTATGAGAGCGGCCCCCACAGCATCGACCTTCGAGAAAGGATGGAATCCGACCTTGACAGAATCACCGCTGTCACCATGGAATCGGAGATAAAGCGGATAGTGGGGCTCACCGGGCACACAATCACATGTCCCGGCTGTGGCCATGAATGGACCAGGAGATCCAGGACGGCAGGGGCAGCAAGATGCCCGCACTGCGGGAAATTTTTCCAGGAGGATGAAATATGA
- a CDS encoding metallophosphoesterase: MKDIQIDDNVYLSDLYCVYLRDISAVVVSDLHLGFEEEMNLHGLFLPKLQLSHVEGVMDRILERYNPESVIINGDFKHEFSRNLPQEWDDIVHFVNRYADSTKLRFVRGNHDNYLITILKKKGIELVDNIETENYYIYHGDRDAGLRKLTILGHEHPSLVLRDRIGGIFKIPAFVYNKDSRILITPAMSFFSSGTDVTQSLLSEEHFTPVLRHSDSRKFRVYGITEEFGIVDFGYVGDLHDSRQDFR, from the coding sequence TTGAAGGACATCCAGATCGACGACAACGTTTACCTCTCTGACCTTTACTGCGTATATCTACGGGATATTTCCGCAGTTGTGGTATCTGACCTCCATCTGGGGTTTGAAGAGGAAATGAATCTTCATGGGCTTTTCCTTCCAAAGCTCCAGCTCAGTCATGTTGAAGGAGTGATGGACAGGATTCTCGAAAGATACAACCCGGAATCAGTCATAATCAATGGAGATTTCAAGCATGAATTTTCCAGGAATCTCCCCCAGGAATGGGATGATATAGTGCATTTCGTGAACCGTTATGCTGATTCCACAAAGCTGAGATTCGTAAGGGGAAACCATGATAACTATCTCATAACAATCCTGAAGAAGAAAGGCATTGAGCTTGTTGATAACATAGAAACTGAAAACTATTATATTTACCACGGAGACAGGGACGCAGGACTCAGAAAACTCACCATACTCGGGCATGAACATCCCTCTCTGGTTCTGAGAGACAGGATTGGTGGGATTTTCAAAATTCCTGCATTCGTATACAATAAGGATTCCAGGATACTCATAACCCCTGCGATGAGTTTCTTTTCCTCTGGCACGGATGTTACACAGAGTTTGCTCAGTGAGGAGCACTTTACACCAGTTCTCAGACATTCAGATTCCCGTAAATTCAGGGTATATGGCATAACGGAAGAATTCGGAATTGTGGATTTTGGTTATGTGGGCGATCTTCATGACAGTCGCCAGGATTTCCGGTAA